One window of Gloeothece citriformis PCC 7424 genomic DNA carries:
- a CDS encoding cytochrome c biogenesis protein, giving the protein MTLTDSSSESLSYYLNPRRLFRRLIQVIADLRLAIILLLAIAVFSISGTVIEQGETIPFYQENYPEDPALFGFLSWKVILILGLNHVYSTWWFLSLLVLFGSSLIACTFTRQFPALKAAQRWNFYQEPRQFQKLALSAELESESYSALITQLEQKGYKVYQENNSVYARKGIIGKIGPIVVHAAMIIILAGAIWGSLSGFLAQEMIPSGGTFGIRNIIERGLFASSPLSKNWLVRVNRFWIDYTPDGNVDQFYSDLSVIDKEGQELDHKIIHVNQPLRYDGVTFYQTDWGIAGVQVQINNSPIFQLPMAQLPTNGNGRIWGTWIPTKPDLSEGVSLLARDLQGTMLVYNQQGQLTGAVRESVPLQVNGVTLKVKQLIGSTGLQIKSDPGIPIVYTGFGLLMVGVMMSYVSHSQIWMLQKSDRLYIGGKTNRAQVGFERELLKIIEDIQPTQTTELAPLK; this is encoded by the coding sequence ATGACATTAACTGACTCTTCATCAGAATCTCTAAGTTATTATTTAAATCCTCGTCGTTTATTCCGTCGTCTCATTCAAGTTATTGCTGATTTACGTCTGGCTATTATTTTGTTATTAGCTATTGCTGTATTTAGTATTAGTGGGACAGTGATAGAACAGGGCGAAACGATTCCTTTTTATCAAGAAAATTATCCAGAAGACCCGGCTTTATTTGGGTTTCTCAGTTGGAAAGTGATTTTAATTTTAGGATTAAATCATGTTTATAGTACCTGGTGGTTTTTATCTTTATTAGTTCTGTTCGGCAGTAGTTTAATTGCTTGTACCTTTACTCGTCAATTTCCGGCTTTAAAAGCGGCTCAACGTTGGAACTTTTATCAAGAACCCCGTCAATTTCAAAAGTTAGCTTTAAGTGCAGAATTAGAAAGCGAATCTTACAGTGCTTTAATTACTCAATTAGAACAAAAAGGCTATAAAGTTTATCAAGAAAATAATTCTGTCTATGCCCGGAAAGGAATTATCGGTAAGATAGGCCCGATCGTTGTTCACGCAGCTATGATTATTATTTTAGCGGGAGCAATTTGGGGATCATTAAGCGGATTTTTAGCTCAAGAAATGATTCCTAGTGGGGGAACTTTTGGCATCAGAAATATTATAGAAAGAGGTCTTTTTGCCTCCTCTCCTCTCTCGAAAAATTGGCTAGTGAGAGTTAATCGGTTTTGGATTGATTATACTCCCGACGGCAATGTCGATCAGTTTTATTCGGATTTGTCTGTCATTGATAAAGAAGGTCAAGAATTAGATCATAAAATTATTCATGTAAATCAACCGTTACGGTATGATGGGGTGACATTTTATCAAACAGATTGGGGGATTGCCGGAGTTCAAGTTCAAATTAATAATAGCCCTATTTTTCAATTACCAATGGCTCAATTACCTACCAATGGAAATGGCCGAATCTGGGGAACTTGGATACCCACAAAGCCGGATTTAAGTGAAGGGGTTTCCCTATTGGCTAGAGATTTACAGGGCACAATGTTAGTCTATAATCAACAGGGACAATTAACCGGTGCTGTGCGTGAAAGTGTTCCTTTACAGGTTAACGGAGTCACCCTTAAAGTTAAACAATTAATTGGCTCTACAGGTTTACAAATTAAGTCCGATCCGGGTATTCCAATTGTTTATACTGGTTTTGGTTTATTAATGGTGGGAGTGATGATGAGTTATGTTTCTCATTCCCAAATTTGGATGTTACAAAAAAGCGATCGCCTCTATATTGGCGGAAAAACTAACCGAGCGCAAGTTGGGTTTGAGAGAGAATTATTAAAGATAATTGAAGACATTCAACCGACTCAAACTACTGAACTGGCCCCTCTAAAATGA
- a CDS encoding cytochrome c biogenesis protein CcdA, which produces MIDSLQTQLYHLEQLANNLVSSQLSHLSLLSLGIIFLAGLVTSLTPCMLSMLPITIAYIGGYQDKGRFQSIIQSVWFSLGLATTLAGLGIFAASVGRVYGQIGLGLPILVSLIAILMGLNLLEVISLPFPSLGATDWIKEDFPAGLRSYLLGLTFGLVASPCSTPVLATLLAWVASSEDLVLGAGLLLAYTAGYVVPLIIAGTFTASIKQLLEMRRWSGWINPVSGVLLLCFGVFSLLSRLPSSLFNFDFLRI; this is translated from the coding sequence ATGATTGATAGTTTACAAACTCAACTTTATCACTTAGAACAATTGGCTAATAATCTTGTGTCTAGCCAACTCTCCCATCTTAGCTTATTAAGTTTGGGAATTATTTTTCTGGCCGGATTAGTCACCAGTTTAACCCCTTGTATGTTGTCTATGTTACCCATTACGATCGCTTATATTGGGGGTTATCAGGATAAGGGAAGATTTCAATCGATTATTCAATCCGTTTGGTTTTCTCTCGGTTTAGCGACGACTTTAGCCGGGCTGGGAATTTTTGCGGCTTCTGTGGGGCGAGTTTACGGACAGATTGGGTTAGGATTACCTATTTTGGTGAGTTTAATCGCTATTTTGATGGGATTAAATTTATTAGAAGTGATTTCTTTGCCGTTTCCTTCCCTAGGGGCTACGGATTGGATTAAGGAGGATTTTCCGGCTGGACTAAGATCTTATCTTTTGGGGTTAACCTTTGGGTTAGTGGCTTCTCCTTGTAGTACCCCCGTTTTAGCGACCTTATTGGCTTGGGTAGCCTCTTCTGAAGATTTAGTGTTAGGGGCAGGGTTATTATTGGCTTATACGGCGGGTTATGTCGTTCCTCTGATTATCGCTGGAACGTTTACGGCTTCGATTAAGCAGTTATTGGAGATGCGACGATGGTCTGGGTGGATTAATCCTGTTAGTGGGGTGTTATTGCTCTGTTTTGGCGTATTTTCTTTATTGTCTCGTCTTCCTAGTAGTCTGTTTAATTTCGATTTTTTAAGAATATAG